The following proteins come from a genomic window of Denitromonas sp.:
- a CDS encoding endonuclease/exonuclease/phosphatase family protein — protein sequence MSEPPFTDFALRATHDANQFMHPLFTAVSRRAKVILLLCSVGASLPISAGLLSSASPSLAWFLDLGAHWQWLYASVGAACVIWLFAFGAYIWALPGALALTIGWFIASPERATAEGTTGASLTVVTANLNAENPDPSALLRWAKDIGADIIVLQEVSPRTALELKKWGDHSHRIVVPQEGPFGLGILSRHPLESNETREPAGQTLHIRTHILWGDTRIALSAVHPMPPVSTAYHAQRVALFKTESKWAASTGLPAVIAGDFNASPWSSAMEPFTAQGLQRASGPWPTWPAAFPLIPIDQVVVSGHWRVMDAEVGPAIGSDHRPVRVQLAPG from the coding sequence ATGAGCGAGCCCCCTTTCACGGATTTCGCTCTGAGAGCAACACACGACGCCAACCAATTCATGCACCCATTATTCACCGCCGTTTCGCGTCGCGCGAAGGTCATTTTGCTTCTCTGCTCCGTTGGAGCGAGCCTGCCTATCTCCGCCGGCCTTCTGTCATCGGCGTCTCCCTCGCTTGCCTGGTTTTTGGACCTCGGCGCCCATTGGCAATGGCTGTATGCCTCCGTCGGGGCGGCCTGCGTAATCTGGCTTTTTGCTTTTGGTGCATACATCTGGGCCCTGCCTGGCGCATTGGCACTCACGATAGGCTGGTTCATCGCCAGCCCCGAGCGTGCCACCGCGGAAGGCACAACGGGCGCCAGTCTGACAGTTGTCACGGCCAACCTGAATGCCGAGAACCCTGACCCATCGGCGCTGCTTCGCTGGGCAAAGGATATCGGTGCCGACATTATCGTTCTGCAAGAGGTCTCCCCCCGCACCGCTCTCGAACTCAAGAAATGGGGCGACCACTCCCACCGCATCGTCGTGCCGCAGGAGGGGCCGTTCGGTCTTGGCATTTTGTCCCGCCATCCCCTGGAGTCGAATGAAACTAGGGAGCCGGCTGGACAGACCCTTCACATCCGCACGCATATCCTGTGGGGCGATACCCGCATCGCCTTGTCCGCAGTACATCCCATGCCTCCGGTAAGCACGGCATATCACGCGCAGCGTGTCGCGCTTTTTAAAACAGAATCGAAGTGGGCCGCGAGCACGGGGCTGCCGGCCGTCATCGCGGGCGACTTCAACGCCAGCCCATGGTCCTCAGCCATGGAGCCATTCACAGCCCAGGGATTGCAACGCGCAAGTGGGCCGTGGCCAACATGGCCAGCAGCCTTTCCTCTGATACCCATCGACCAAGTGGTCGTATCCGGGCACTGGCGAGTAATGGACGCTGAGGTCGGCCCAGCAATCGGCTCGGACCACCGTCCTGTGCGCGTTCAACTAGCCCCCGGCTGA
- a CDS encoding Y-family DNA polymerase, with translation MTVFALVDCNNFYASCEKLFDPRLDGKPVVVLSNNDGCVVARSAEAKALGVPMGAPWHQLREMATREGIIAYSSNYALYADMSNRVVEVLGQFSANLEVYSIDESFLDLSGYQGLSPAGLHGYGVEIRRRVARWLGLAVCVGIGASKTLAKLANHCAKKGLAGEGGVCDLTVMPEASVSRLFASIPVEEVWGVGRRISERLREMGVETVEDLRRADAETIRSRFSVVLERTVRELRGVSCLALEEVAPAKQQIMSSRSFGQYVYEFEELNEAVATYIAKAAEKLRAQDSLAGAVQVHIRTNPFKPTEPQYQRTVTAPLPEPSADTRVLAGFAVLLLKGIYRPGFAYQKAGVMLTELRPRQMRQQSFFAVESGDERALALMKAMDSINAKWGRGTLRLSSEGLSKTWQMRRGRLSPAYTTSWRELPIAVAQ, from the coding sequence ATGACGGTGTTCGCGCTCGTCGATTGCAACAACTTCTACGCCAGCTGCGAGAAGCTCTTCGACCCGCGCCTGGACGGCAAACCGGTCGTGGTGCTGTCGAACAACGATGGGTGCGTTGTTGCGCGTTCGGCCGAGGCAAAGGCACTCGGGGTGCCGATGGGAGCGCCATGGCATCAACTGCGTGAGATGGCAACGCGCGAGGGCATCATCGCGTACTCCTCGAACTACGCGCTGTATGCCGACATGAGCAACCGTGTCGTCGAGGTGCTTGGCCAGTTTAGTGCGAACCTGGAGGTCTACTCGATTGACGAGAGCTTCCTGGACCTGTCCGGATACCAGGGACTGAGCCCTGCCGGATTGCATGGCTACGGGGTCGAGATTCGACGGCGGGTGGCGCGGTGGTTGGGACTGGCCGTGTGTGTCGGTATCGGCGCTTCGAAGACGCTCGCAAAGCTGGCGAACCACTGCGCAAAGAAGGGCCTGGCTGGAGAGGGCGGCGTCTGTGACCTCACGGTGATGCCAGAGGCCAGCGTGTCCCGCCTGTTTGCGAGTATCCCGGTTGAGGAGGTTTGGGGTGTCGGTCGCCGAATTTCTGAGCGGCTCCGGGAGATGGGCGTCGAGACGGTTGAAGACCTTCGCCGGGCGGATGCCGAAACCATCCGTTCGCGTTTCTCGGTCGTGCTGGAGCGGACGGTAAGAGAGTTGCGCGGCGTTTCCTGCCTCGCGCTGGAGGAGGTAGCGCCTGCGAAGCAGCAAATCATGAGTAGCCGCTCTTTCGGGCAGTACGTGTATGAGTTCGAGGAGCTCAATGAGGCGGTGGCGACATACATCGCCAAGGCGGCGGAAAAACTGCGGGCCCAGGATAGCCTCGCCGGCGCCGTCCAGGTGCACATTCGCACGAACCCCTTCAAGCCCACGGAGCCTCAGTATCAACGAACGGTCACCGCGCCACTTCCTGAGCCATCCGCCGATACCCGGGTATTGGCTGGATTTGCGGTGTTACTCTTAAAGGGTATATATCGCCCCGGTTTTGCGTATCAAAAGGCGGGCGTGATGCTCACTGAGTTGCGGCCGCGTCAGATGCGTCAGCAGAGTTTTTTTGCGGTCGAAAGCGGGGACGAGCGCGCGCTGGCGTTGATGAAGGCGATGGATAGCATTAACGCTAAGTGGGGCAGGGGGACATTGCGGCTCAGTTCGGAAGGTCTTTCGAAGACTTGGCAGATGCGTAGGGGCCGGCTTTCGCCAGCGTATACGACATCGTGGCGAGAGCTGCCCATCGCCGTGGCCCAATAG
- a CDS encoding response regulator transcription factor, producing MRILLAEDDPVIADGLVRALKRAGYAVDHVATGTEADTALLGQPYDLVILDLGLPKLPGIDVLKRLRGRKSATPVLILTAQDGVDDRVRGLDAGADDYLTKPFALPELEARVRALTRRGTGQPRCIELGSLSYDQADRVVKIGGQVVEFSAREMGLLEIFILRAGRLVSKDQLVDQLCGWGEEVSNNAIEVYVHRLRKKLEASGVRIVTVRGLGYCLEKPEGEA from the coding sequence ATGCGAATACTTCTAGCGGAGGACGACCCGGTCATCGCCGATGGCCTGGTCAGGGCGCTCAAGCGCGCGGGCTATGCCGTCGATCATGTGGCGACGGGCACGGAGGCCGATACGGCGCTGCTCGGGCAGCCCTACGATCTTGTCATTCTCGACCTCGGCCTGCCCAAGCTGCCGGGCATCGATGTGCTCAAGCGCTTGCGGGGCCGCAAGTCGGCCACGCCGGTGCTGATTCTCACCGCCCAGGACGGCGTCGACGACCGCGTGCGTGGCCTCGATGCCGGGGCGGACGACTACCTCACCAAACCATTCGCCCTGCCCGAGCTGGAAGCGCGTGTGCGCGCGCTGACCCGCCGCGGCACCGGGCAGCCGCGCTGCATCGAACTGGGCTCGCTGAGCTACGACCAGGCCGACCGGGTGGTCAAGATCGGTGGCCAGGTGGTCGAGTTCTCGGCGCGTGAAATGGGCCTGCTCGAGATCTTCATCCTGCGGGCCGGGCGCCTGGTGAGCAAGGACCAGTTGGTCGACCAGCTCTGCGGCTGGGGCGAGGAGGTGTCGAACAACGCCATCGAGGTGTACGTCCACCGCCTGCGCAAGAAGCTCGAGGCCAGCGGCGTGCGCATCGTCACGGTGCGCGGCCTGGGTTACTGTCTCGAGAAGCCCGAGGGCGAGGCGTGA
- a CDS encoding Fic family protein: MASNKKDDTLLPEVLFTGEGDLAADRKVLRLASAGRLLKLYQGVYTSLIDSPPEVVVLRHWASIVGHLLPGGVLSYRSGYDAKPVDGHLYVTRGKRARILALPGLTIKIIPGPGAVDGDVPYKGLFLAGQARRLLENLTAGRGVGERVLARGELETELEKILSVRGVKRFIQLRDTCLTLAEKLGRKKEFERLEGMMRALLEAHEGNKAHGKRALGRAAGVSYDPDRLTLFDALFSRLRTEVLPEAKATAEAGVARENFAFVESYFSNDIEGTSFLFCEAEDIIFEGKLIPNRIEDCRDILGTFQAAMRSPWYDQPPRTADDFLYWLKSVNALVMQGRPERSPGEWKKQNNRFGATRFVPPELVQGTLREGFERIQCLEDPLARALMTMFVVSEVHPFGDGNGRTARLAMNCVLSAAGQSRIIVPTVCRDDYLRALKRLSNQAEVTPYIFAMTRLQGWTASFDYALPRHELYAALRRCNAFEVDLRNYRLIFPELNTEG, encoded by the coding sequence GTGGCAAGCAACAAAAAAGACGACACCTTGTTGCCGGAGGTCCTCTTTACGGGTGAGGGTGACCTTGCAGCGGACCGCAAGGTCCTGCGCCTGGCGAGCGCCGGGCGGCTGCTCAAACTCTACCAAGGGGTCTACACCAGTCTCATCGACAGCCCCCCAGAGGTTGTGGTGCTTCGACACTGGGCAAGCATCGTGGGTCACCTGCTGCCTGGCGGGGTGCTGAGCTACCGCAGTGGATACGATGCGAAGCCTGTCGACGGCCATCTGTATGTGACGCGCGGCAAGCGAGCGAGAATCCTGGCGCTGCCAGGTCTGACTATCAAGATAATTCCGGGCCCAGGTGCGGTCGATGGTGACGTTCCCTACAAGGGCCTGTTTTTGGCAGGCCAAGCACGCCGTCTGCTGGAGAACCTGACGGCCGGCCGTGGTGTGGGGGAGCGGGTCCTTGCGCGAGGCGAGCTCGAAACCGAGCTCGAAAAAATTCTCTCAGTTCGCGGGGTGAAGCGATTCATCCAGTTGCGAGATACCTGCCTCACGCTGGCTGAAAAGCTTGGCCGAAAGAAGGAGTTCGAGCGGCTTGAGGGCATGATGCGAGCGTTGCTTGAAGCCCATGAAGGCAATAAGGCTCATGGCAAGCGGGCGCTCGGCCGCGCAGCAGGGGTCTCCTACGACCCGGACCGCCTGACCCTCTTCGACGCGCTGTTTAGCCGTCTGCGCACGGAAGTCTTGCCCGAAGCGAAAGCTACGGCAGAAGCGGGCGTGGCGCGCGAGAACTTCGCGTTCGTCGAGTCGTACTTCTCAAACGATATCGAAGGCACAAGCTTCCTGTTCTGCGAGGCCGAGGACATCATCTTCGAAGGCAAACTCATCCCGAACCGGATAGAGGATTGCCGCGACATTCTTGGGACCTTTCAGGCCGCAATGCGCTCCCCGTGGTATGACCAGCCACCACGCACTGCGGACGACTTTCTCTACTGGCTCAAGAGCGTCAACGCGCTGGTGATGCAAGGCCGGCCGGAAAGGAGTCCTGGGGAGTGGAAAAAGCAGAACAACCGCTTCGGGGCGACAAGATTCGTACCTCCTGAGCTCGTGCAAGGCACGCTGCGGGAGGGTTTTGAGCGGATTCAGTGTCTGGAGGACCCCCTCGCGCGTGCGTTGATGACCATGTTCGTTGTCTCGGAGGTGCACCCCTTCGGCGATGGCAATGGTCGAACGGCGCGCCTGGCCATGAACTGCGTGCTGAGCGCCGCCGGCCAGAGCCGCATCATCGTGCCGACGGTCTGTCGAGACGACTACCTGCGCGCCCTCAAGCGGCTGTCGAACCAAGCCGAGGTGACGCCCTACATTTTCGCGATGACCCGCCTCCAGGGCTGGACGGCGTCTTTTGACTACGCACTGCCGCGACATGAGCTTTACGCAGCACTCAGGCGATGCAACGCCTTCGAAGTGGACCTGCGCAACTACCGGCTGATATTTCCGGAACTGAACACTGAAGGTTGA
- a CDS encoding HAD domain-containing protein: MTWKKSLNRPTVFLDFDGVLHPDEVYLVRGHPVLRIDGISLFEWSEILVESLEPYPKVQIVLSTSWVRLLGFEEASERLPEPLRKRVAGATWHATVPRRWTQMTRFEQILLNVERHRPARWLAIDDDGIGWSDEHRENLVLTDSLLGLGCASAQAELREKLQMLHGIT; the protein is encoded by the coding sequence ATGACTTGGAAGAAATCACTTAACAGACCAACAGTTTTTCTTGATTTCGACGGGGTTCTCCATCCCGACGAGGTCTATCTCGTCCGCGGTCATCCGGTGCTTCGAATTGACGGAATCAGTTTATTCGAATGGTCTGAAATCTTGGTCGAGTCACTTGAGCCATACCCCAAAGTCCAGATTGTGCTGTCGACCAGTTGGGTCCGGTTGCTCGGTTTTGAGGAAGCGAGTGAGCGCCTTCCGGAGCCCCTCCGCAAGCGAGTCGCAGGTGCAACGTGGCATGCGACAGTACCGCGGCGTTGGACGCAGATGACCCGCTTTGAGCAGATTCTGCTTAATGTCGAGCGTCATCGCCCTGCCCGCTGGCTGGCGATTGACGACGATGGAATCGGCTGGTCGGACGAGCATCGCGAGAACCTGGTCCTGACTGATTCTCTGCTTGGACTCGGTTGCGCTTCGGCGCAAGCAGAGCTACGCGAGAAGCTTCAGATGTTGCACGGAATTACTTGA
- a CDS encoding sensor histidine kinase, whose protein sequence is MISKAIRAGKAGAKDERKGGQFNSLFGEILDWMLAPLLFLWPISIIVTHNVADNIANEPYDRAMAESVRTLARLVVLDDKNVRVDFPAPPRTLFRADRDDTVYYQVADHQGEVIAGDWEIPWAPPPIRLLPDDVLYRDAVIHGEEVRVAYQFMRAYPEPSSPLVLVQIAETRNKRAELASRVVTGVLLPQFAIIPLAVILVWVGLSRGISPLNRLQSVIRRRRPTDLAPISTAGVPEELRPLIVAFNEMMARLEENLQAQQRFIADAAHQMRTPLTGLRMQTELALNETDPDMLHEALTRIALSTQRASHLINQLLTLARAESSSEKIYAVDRVDLEMLVREVALDLYPRAQAKDIDLGVEDTGWPLLIDGNPVLLREMIMNLMDNAIKYTPVGGRVTARTQATEFAILEIEDTGAGIPEEDRERVFERFYRVLGSGEDGSGLGLPIVREIAELHRATVTLKPSPTGPGTIAQVVFPRSYTRRSPGDTA, encoded by the coding sequence ATGATCAGCAAGGCCATCCGTGCCGGCAAGGCGGGCGCCAAGGATGAACGCAAGGGCGGGCAGTTCAACTCGCTGTTTGGCGAGATCCTCGACTGGATGCTGGCGCCGCTGCTGTTCCTGTGGCCGATCTCCATCATTGTCACGCACAACGTTGCCGACAACATTGCCAACGAGCCCTACGACCGGGCCATGGCCGAGAGCGTGCGCACGCTGGCGCGGCTGGTGGTGCTGGACGACAAGAACGTGCGGGTCGACTTCCCGGCGCCGCCGCGCACGCTGTTCCGCGCCGACCGCGACGACACCGTCTACTACCAGGTGGCCGACCACCAGGGCGAGGTCATAGCCGGCGACTGGGAGATCCCGTGGGCGCCGCCGCCGATCCGCTTGCTGCCCGACGATGTGCTCTACCGTGACGCCGTGATCCATGGCGAAGAGGTGCGCGTCGCCTACCAGTTCATGCGCGCCTATCCCGAGCCGAGCAGTCCGCTGGTGCTGGTGCAGATTGCCGAAACACGCAACAAGCGCGCCGAGCTGGCCTCACGCGTGGTCACCGGCGTGCTGCTGCCGCAGTTCGCCATCATTCCGCTGGCCGTGATCCTGGTGTGGGTCGGCCTGTCGCGCGGCATCTCACCGCTCAACCGGCTGCAATCGGTGATCCGGCGGCGGCGTCCGACCGACCTGGCCCCCATCTCGACGGCGGGCGTGCCGGAGGAGCTGCGGCCCCTGATCGTTGCCTTCAACGAAATGATGGCGCGCCTCGAAGAGAACCTGCAGGCTCAGCAGCGCTTCATTGCCGACGCGGCACACCAGATGCGCACCCCGCTGACCGGCCTGCGCATGCAGACCGAACTGGCGCTCAACGAAACCGACCCGGACATGCTCCACGAAGCGCTCACCCGCATCGCGCTCAGCACCCAGCGTGCCAGCCACCTCATCAACCAGCTCCTGACGCTGGCGCGGGCCGAGTCCAGCTCGGAGAAGATCTACGCGGTCGACCGGGTCGATCTGGAAATGCTGGTGCGCGAAGTGGCGCTCGACCTCTATCCGCGCGCCCAGGCCAAGGACATCGACCTCGGCGTGGAAGACACCGGCTGGCCGTTGCTGATCGACGGCAACCCCGTGCTGCTGCGCGAGATGATCATGAACCTGATGGACAACGCCATCAAATACACGCCAGTGGGCGGCCGGGTCACGGCGCGCACCCAGGCCACCGAATTCGCCATCCTCGAGATCGAGGACACCGGCGCCGGCATTCCCGAAGAAGATCGCGAGCGCGTGTTCGAGCGTTTCTACCGGGTGCTGGGCAGCGGCGAGGATGGCTCCGGCCTGGGCTTGCCGATCGTGCGCGAAATTGCCGAACTGCACCGCGCCACCGTCACCCTCAAACCCAGCCCGACCGGCCCCGGCACCATCGCCCAGGTCGTCTTCCCGCGCAGCTACACCCGGCGTTCGCCAGGCGATACCGCGTGA
- a CDS encoding site-specific integrase produces the protein MAKPYKEGTGWAYRLRVAGQDIYRSGFKSEAQARAHMQKTRVELTEGPAQARLGPNRTSLGVAFSDYARERLPYLKGAEQDARRINRYLRALRLPVIALAPVELTKEGKRIYWTVSFVEEAQRAILNCLAGHRARQDASSAESDRVRKRLATMMMADVTTHHIQGLINALVSEGKKSATVHLERAELRRLFKHASAVWRWRWVGGNPAGDMLDMPAVDPGRDRVITNEEWQRLAAELVNYGNPHVAPLACLMLETAMRSCEPLVHLRWRHIDWTQRILELPDAKCGSRKVPLTPGALQVLSQLKAHASTPPAPDDKVFPTSYQAAKKAWAVARERAGVEDVGLHDLRHTAATRFALEFKGNVPVLMVITGHKTVQMVMRYVNVKATEVATMLHGEELDALHTAAGYQMSTTAAVEAAEAAKAQASGDTAAKAGRRGLNAVLTAQDEPAGRAAKDEHLDTQERRVASATGGGAGGSNIVVVDFGRRAA, from the coding sequence ATGGCTAAGCCCTACAAGGAAGGCACCGGCTGGGCGTATCGCCTGCGCGTGGCTGGCCAGGATATCTATCGGTCCGGCTTCAAGTCCGAGGCGCAAGCCCGTGCCCACATGCAAAAGACACGGGTGGAGCTCACCGAAGGGCCCGCACAGGCACGCCTTGGCCCCAATCGTACGAGTCTTGGGGTGGCCTTTTCCGACTATGCACGCGAGCGCCTGCCTTACCTCAAGGGGGCCGAGCAGGACGCCCGTCGCATCAACCGCTATCTGCGCGCACTGCGCCTGCCCGTCATCGCGCTCGCCCCGGTCGAGCTGACCAAGGAGGGCAAGCGCATCTATTGGACTGTGAGCTTCGTCGAGGAGGCGCAGCGGGCCATCCTCAACTGTCTGGCCGGGCACCGGGCCCGTCAGGATGCGTCGAGCGCCGAGAGCGACCGGGTGCGCAAGCGCCTGGCCACCATGATGATGGCTGACGTGACCACGCACCACATCCAGGGCCTCATCAATGCGCTCGTGAGCGAAGGGAAAAAGTCGGCGACCGTGCATCTGGAGCGCGCCGAACTGCGCCGCCTGTTCAAGCATGCGAGCGCCGTATGGAGATGGCGCTGGGTTGGGGGCAACCCGGCGGGCGACATGCTTGATATGCCCGCCGTGGACCCCGGCCGTGACCGCGTGATTACCAATGAGGAGTGGCAGCGCCTGGCTGCGGAGCTGGTCAACTACGGCAACCCCCATGTGGCGCCGCTCGCCTGCCTGATGCTCGAGACCGCGATGCGCTCGTGCGAGCCGCTGGTGCATCTGAGGTGGCGCCATATCGACTGGACTCAGCGCATCCTTGAGCTGCCTGACGCGAAATGCGGTTCGCGCAAAGTGCCGCTCACTCCGGGCGCCCTCCAGGTTCTGAGTCAGCTCAAGGCGCACGCGTCAACGCCACCTGCGCCGGATGACAAGGTGTTTCCGACAAGCTATCAGGCGGCAAAGAAAGCGTGGGCTGTCGCGCGCGAACGCGCCGGCGTCGAGGATGTGGGCCTGCATGACCTGCGCCATACCGCGGCAACCCGCTTTGCGCTCGAGTTCAAAGGCAACGTGCCGGTACTGATGGTCATCACCGGGCACAAGACCGTGCAGATGGTCATGCGCTATGTGAATGTGAAGGCCACGGAGGTCGCCACCATGCTCCACGGCGAGGAACTCGATGCCCTGCATACCGCGGCGGGCTACCAGATGAGCACGACGGCGGCCGTGGAGGCTGCCGAGGCGGCAAAAGCGCAGGCCAGTGGCGACACGGCGGCGAAGGCGGGGCGGCGAGGATTGAATGCCGTATTGACCGCTCAGGACGAGCCGGCAGGGCGGGCGGCCAAGGATGAGCACCTCGACACGCAGGAGCGGAGGGTGGCCTCTGCCACTGGGGGCGGGGCAGGGGGCAGCAATATTGTGGTCGTGGATTTTGGACGGAGGGCGGCATGA
- a CDS encoding translesion error-prone DNA polymerase V autoproteolytic subunit: protein MKSNSAAQSALPVSPSANAGTPSMVVPLRTGRRASVPEDYPEVRLPAQGAAVVAIPLSAAKVSAGFPSPAADYEDKRLDINDYLVRNAVSTFFFPVQGDSMQGAEIFDGDILVVDKSVEPQHGHIVVAFVDGERLVKRLHKRGGRVALVAENPAFPAIEVSGEMEMVVWGVVVGKFKRLL from the coding sequence ATGAAATCAAACTCTGCCGCGCAATCCGCTCTGCCTGTATCCCCATCCGCCAATGCCGGTACGCCTTCGATGGTCGTACCGCTGCGGACGGGACGGCGCGCATCCGTGCCGGAGGACTATCCGGAAGTCCGTTTGCCAGCGCAGGGCGCCGCCGTGGTGGCCATTCCGTTGAGCGCCGCCAAGGTGTCGGCCGGCTTTCCGTCCCCCGCGGCTGACTATGAGGACAAGCGCCTCGATATCAACGACTATCTGGTTCGAAACGCCGTCTCGACCTTCTTTTTTCCGGTCCAGGGCGATTCGATGCAAGGGGCGGAAATCTTCGACGGCGACATCCTCGTTGTCGACAAGAGCGTGGAGCCCCAACACGGCCACATTGTGGTGGCGTTTGTCGATGGCGAGCGGCTGGTGAAACGCTTGCACAAGCGCGGTGGGCGAGTTGCCCTGGTTGCCGAAAACCCGGCCTTCCCGGCCATCGAGGTCTCCGGTGAGATGGAAATGGTCGTGTGGGGCGTGGTCGTCGGCAAGTTCAAGCGCCTTCTTTGA